In one Diabrotica virgifera virgifera chromosome 5, PGI_DIABVI_V3a genomic region, the following are encoded:
- the LOC126884755 gene encoding carbonyl reductase [NADPH] 3-like — MSSFIVNDGQWSRSSQQQQLIYVLWCYFNPKYKMSLQKVAVVTGGNKGIGYAIVKGLCERFDGLVYLTARDVERGQAAVAQLGKENKKAVFHQLDINNQASVDELRDFIKKEHGGLDLLINNAAIGFGRAATESPFVQASKTIEANYFGTLRVCEALFSLLRNNAKVVNLSSALGHLSKIPTENLRNEFSRKDLTISELSKLLEKFVKATENNTHVEDGWGNSTYAVSKVGVTALTIIQQRLFDEEQPNRNISINAVHPGYVKTDMTSHNGLLSIEEGARSALFAALDADLKGKYIWKDCTLVDWYSKEMPNPPY, encoded by the exons ATGTCATCGTTCATCGTCAACGATGGTCAATGGTCAAGGTCAAGTCAACAGCAACAGCTGATCTACGTGTTATGGTGTTATTTcaatccg AAATACAAGATGAGTTTGCAAAAAGTTGCTGTg GTAACCGGTGGGAATAAAGGAATAGGATATGCCATTGTCAAAGGCCTCTGTGAACGATTTGATGGACTCGTTTATCTGACAGCTCGAGATGTAGAAAGAGGTCAAGCCGCTGTAGCTCAGCTTGGAAAAGAAAATAAGAAAGCAGTGTTTCACCAACTGGATATTAATAACCAAGCCAGTGTAGACGAATTAAgggattttattaaaaaagaacATGGCGGATTGGATCTGCTAATCAATAATGCAGCAATAGGCTTTGgt AGAGCAGCTACAGAATCTCCATTTGTCCAAGCATCAAAAACTATAGAAGCCAATTACTTTGGAACCCTAAGAGTTTGTGaagctttgttttctttgttAAGGAATAACGCAAAAGTTGTAAATCTTTCCAGCGCTTTAGGACATCTGTCTAAAATACCGACAGAGAATCTCAGAAATGAATTTTCGAGAAAGGATTTAACCATATCAGAACTCAGTAAATTACTtgaaaagtttgtaaa AGCTACAGAAAATAACACACACGTAGAAGATGGCTGGGGAAACTCCACCTACGCTGTTTCCAAAGTGGGTGTAACTGCACTGACCATTATCCAACAGAGACTCTTCGATGAAGAACAGCCCAATCGTAATATTTCGATCAATGCCGTTCATCCGGGATATGTCAAAACTGACATGACCAGCCATAACGGTCTTTTAAGTATCGAGGAAGGAGCCAGAAGTGCCTTGTTTGCTGCATTAGATGCTGATTTGAAGGGGAAATATATCTGGAAAGATTGTACATTAGTTGATTGGTACAGCAAGGAAATGCCAAATCCACCATATTAA